In Setaria italica strain Yugu1 unplaced genomic scaffold, Setaria_italica_v2.0 scaffold_11, whole genome shotgun sequence, a single genomic region encodes these proteins:
- the LOC101767213 gene encoding la-related protein 6C, whose product MAQESSDKCTAAATNSEEDGAETRPLAVVSAPATPFKFNVHAPEFVPMSPAAASPMASPMSAPAGGYYSPFMQMQAGLGPADWSFFHDHEPVFFMPDFAHAKFGATAAAGGNSAQAKGTTGATADVTQKIVKQVEYQFSDINLVANEFLLKIMNKDTEGYVPLSVVASWKKIKSLGATNQMLVKALRTSTKLIVSDDGKKVRRRQPLTEKHKEELQSRMIIAENLPEDSSRNSLEKIFGVVGSVKNIKICHPQEPSTARASKSDTLVSNKMHALVEYETSQQAEKAVEKLNDERNWRKGLRVRTVLRRSPKSVMRLKRPDFDHFVGSDDDSPHSQMSSETPDHSPEAAAHHQQQDEQQHQKGGWGARGRGKLHVTAPPHSPQSAPAGMAGHFDPPPASSSSPRAKCPAASSPRQQHKQQQCPFSPRQPPQGPRMPDGTRGFTMGRGKPPSSPAAPRPVAAPTTPPAPVLV is encoded by the exons ATGGCGCAGGAGAGCAGCGACAagtgcaccgccgccgccaccaattCCGAGGAAGACGGCGCTGAGACGAGACCACTGGCGGTAGTGTcagcgccggcgacgccgtTCAAGTTCAACGTGCACGCGCCGGAGTTCGTGCCCatgtcgcccgccgccgccagccccatGGCGAGCCCCATGTCAGCGCCGGCGGGCGGCTACTACTCGCCCTTCATGCAGATGCAGGCCGGCCTGGGCCCCGCCGACTGGAGCTTCTTCCACGACCACGAGCCCGTCTTCTTCATGCCCGACTTCGCGCACGCCAAGTTcggcgccacggccgccgccgggggcaaCAGCGCGCAGGCCAAGGGGACGACAGGCGCCACCGCCGACGTCACGCAGAAGATTGTCAAGCAG GTGGAGTACCAGTTCAGCGACATCAATCTGGTGGCAAACGAGTTCTTGCTCAAGATTATGAACAAAGACACAGAAGGCTACG TTCCCTTGTCGGTGGTTGCGTCCTGGAAGAAGATCAAGTCTCTTGGGGCAACCAACCAGATGCTGGTGAAGGCTCTTCGCACCTCCACAAAGCTT ATTGTCAGCGATGACGGCAAGAAAGTCCGGCGCAGGCAGCCACTCACTGAGAAACACAAGGAAGAACTTCAG TCTCGCATGATCATAGCAGAGAATCTGCCGGAGGACTCCTCAAGAAACAGCCTCGAGAAGATCTTTGGTGTTGTCGGAAG TGTGAAGAACATCAAGATTTGCCATCCACAAGAGCCTAGCACGGCAAGGGCTTCCAAGTCGGACACgcttgtgagcaacaag ATGCACGCACTCGTGGAGTACGAGACCTCGCAGCAAGCTGAGAAAGCA GTGGAGAAGCTGAACGATGAGCGGAACTGGAGGAAAGGCCTCCGTGTGCGCACAGTGCTCAGGCGCTCG CCCAAGTCAGTGATGCGGCTGAAGCGCCCAGACTTCGACCACTTTGTGGGGTCCGACGATGACTCGCCGCACTCGCAGATGTCATCCGAGACGCCGGACCACTCGCCGGAGGCAGCAGctcaccaccagcagcaggatGAGCAGCAGCATCAGAAAGGAGGGTGGGGGGCGAGAGGGCGAGGGAAGCTGCACGTGACGGCGCCGCCGCACAGCCCGCAGTCTGCTCCCGCCGGCATGGCTGGGCATTTCGACCCGCCACCAGCATCGTCGTCCAGCCCCCGTGCCAAGTGCccggcggcgtccagccccaggcagcagcacaagcagcagcagtgccCCTTCAGCCCCAGGCAGCCTCCGCAGGGCCCCAGGATGCCCGACGGCACGCGCGGCTTCACCATGGGCCGGGGCAAGCCACCGTCGTCTCCGGCGGCACCCCGCCCGGTCGCGGCTCCCACCACTCCTCCTGCTCCCGTCCTCGTTTAA
- the LOC101758128 gene encoding glutamate receptor 3.4 — MGMALLLRVVCLCSALAVALPARPPSVTIGALFTFDSVIGSSAATAIQLAVDDINRDATVLRGTNLTMLMQDTMCSGFVGTIRALELMEKQVVAVVGPQSSGIAHVVSHAANQLRVPLVSFAAQDPALASTQYPYFVRAAHDDAFQMAAVAGIVAHFGWREVTAVYVDNDYGRGGVDALGDALQDVRARITCKAAFPPGADRAALADVLLRANMMESRVFVVHASPDSGVDDVFAVAHTLNMMDSGYVWIATEWLAAAIDSSSSSSRAPRGMMGLIQGVLTLRQYTPESDAKRSLETRFAAASRSRSMNAYGLFAYDSVWMVARAIDAFLGDGGNISFSADPTIRDDNGSALRLSSLRVFDQGEQLLRKVMLANFTGVTGEVRFDDGDRRALVGAAYEVLNVGGTGVRRVGYWSNHTRQLSVAAPPNNGSNQKLYSVIWPGDTTATPRGWVFPNNGRPLRIGVPYRTTYKQFVSRDSSGGPDGVSGYCVDVFKAAVELLPYPVPVSFVLFGDGVKNPSYGELVQRVADGFFDAAVGDISIVTNRTRVVDFTQPYVESGLVIVSPVKAKSSNEWAFLKPFTPGMWAITAGFFLFVGAVVWILEHRFNPEFRGSPRKQMVTIFWFSFSTMFFAHRENTVSTLGRFVLLIWLFVVLIINSSYTASLTSILTVQQLSTGIQGLDSLLSSNDPIGYQVGSFARSYMMEELGVPASRLRELAIDQYADSLQRGPGNGGVAAIVDELPYVELFLSTNCQFRTVGQEFTKSGWGFAFQRDSPLAVDLSTAILTLSENGDLQRIHDKWLNPGTCDSQSADVGSADRLNLNSFWGLFLICGVACFIALLIYFARILCQFCEYHDGSNNNTNADDSGDIMDPESERSVRRPARLSSIRDLMSFVDMKEAEVKRAIRSRSRERRLDRSMGASSVSEGPSLSRPSSIMSPV; from the exons atgGGTATGGCTCTGCTCCTCCGCGTGGTCTGCCTCTGCAGCGCCCTCGCAGTGGCCCTGCCGGCGCGGCCGCCCAGCGTCACCATCGGCGCCCTCTTCACCTTCGACTCCGTCATCggcagctccgccgccaccgccatccaGCTCGCCGTCGACGACATCAACCGCGACGCCACCGTGCTCAGGGGCACCAACCTCACCATGCTCATGCAGGACACGATGTGCAGCGGATTCGTCGGCACCATCCGAG CTCTGGAGCTGATGGAGAAGCAGGTTGTGGCCGTGGTGGGCCCGCAGTCGTCTGGCATCGCCCACGTGGTGTCCCACGCGGCGAACCAGCTGCGCGTGCCGCTGGTGTCCTTCGCCGCCCAAGACCCGGCGCTGGCGTCGACGCAGTACCCCTACTTCGTCCGCGCCGCGCACGACGACGCCTTCCAgatggccgccgtcgccggcatcGTCGCCCACTTCGGCTGGCGCGAGGTCACCGCCGTCTACGTCGACAACGActacggccgcggcggcgtcgacgcgcTGGGCGACGCCCTCCAGGACGTGCGCGCCAGGATAACCTGCAAGGCCGCGTTCCCGCCCGGCGCCGaccgcgccgcgctcgccgacgTCCTCCTGCGGGCCAACATGATGGAGTCGCGCGTCTTCGTCGTCCACGCCAGCCCGGACTCCGGTGTCGACGACGTCTTCGCCGTCGCGCACACGCTCAACATGATGGACAGCGGCTACGTCTGGATCGCCACCGAgtggctcgccgccgccatcgactcctcctcgtcgtcgtcgagagCACCAAGAGGAATGATGGGCCTCATACAGGGCGTGCTGACGCTGCGGCAGTACACCCCGGAGTCGGACGCCAAGCGGTCTCTCGAGACGAggttcgccgccgccagccgaaGCAGGAGCATGAACGCCTACGGGCTCTTCGCCTACGACTCGGTGTGGATGGTGGCGCGCGCCATCGACGCGTTCCTGGGCGACGGCGGCAACATCTCCTTCTCCGCCGACCCCACCATCCGCGACGACAACGGGAGCGCGCTGCGCCTCAGCTCGCTCCGGGTGTTCGACCAGGGCGAGCAGCTGCTGCGCAAGGTCATGCTCGCCAACTTCACCGGCGTCACCGGGGAGGTGCGGTTCGACGACGGCGACAGGAGGGCCCTCGTCGGCGCGGCCTACGAGGTCCTCAACGTCGGCGGCACGGGCGTGCGGCGGGTCGGCTACTGGTCCAACCACACCCGCCAGCTGTcggtcgccgcgccgcccaacAACGGCAGCAACCAAAAGCTGTACAGCGTGATCTGGCCGGGGGacacgacggcgacgccgcgcgGGTGGGTGTTCCCCAACAACGGCCGGCCTCTGCGGATCGGCGTGCCGTACCGGACGACGTACAAGCAGTTCGTGTCCAGGGACTCGTCGGGGGGGCCCGACGGCGTGAGCGGCTACTGCGTCGACGTGTTCAAGGCGGCCGTGGAGCTGCTCCCCTACCCGGTGCCCGTGTCCTTCGTCCTCTTCGGCGACGGCGTCAAGAACCCGAGCTACGGCGAGCTGGTGCAGCGGGTGGCCGACGGATTCTTCGACGCGGCGGTGGGCGACATCTCGATCGTGACGAACCGGACGCGCGTGGTGGACTTCACGCAGCCGTACGTGGAGTCCGGGCTGGTGATCGTGTCGCCGGTGAAGGCCAAGAGCTCCAACGAGTGGGCCTTCCTCAAGCCCTTCACGCCGGGGATGTGGGCCATCACCGCCGGCTTCTTCCTGTTCGTCGGCGCCGTGGTGTGGATCCTGGAGCACCGCTTCAACCCGGAGTTCAGGGGGTCGCCGAGGAAGCAGATGGTCACAATCTTCTGGTTCAGCTTCTCCACAATGTTCTTCGCGCACA GAGAGAACACTGTGAGCACCCTTGGTCGCTTCGTCCTCCTCATCTGGCTGTTCGTGGTGCTCATCATCAACTCGAGCTACACTGCGAGCCTGACGTCGATCCTGACGGTGCAGCAGCTGTCGACGGGGATCCAGGGCCTGGACAGCCTGCTCTCCAGCAACGACCCCATCGGGTACCAGGTCGGCTCCTTCGCCCGCAGCTACATGATGGAGGAGCTTGGCGTGCCCGCCTCCCGCCTCCGCGAGCTCGCCATCGACCAGTACGCCGACAGCCTCCAGCGCGGCCCCGGCAACGGCGGCGTGGCCGCCATCGTCGACGAGCTGCCCTACGTGGAGCTCTTCCTGTCGACCAACTGCCAATTCAGGACGGTGGGGCAGGAGTTCACCAAGAGCGGGTGGGGGTTCGCCTTCCAGCGGGACTCCCCCCTGGCGGTGGATCTGTCGACGGCCATCCTGACGCTGTCGGAGAACGGCGACCTGCAGCGCATCCACGACAAGTGGCTGAACCCGGGGACGTGCGACTCGCAGAGCGCCGACGTGGGCTCCGCCGACCGCCTGAACCTCAACAGCTTCTGGGGCCTCTTCCTCATCTGCGGCGTCGCCTGCTTCATCGCCCTGCTCATCTACTTCGCCAGGATACTCTGCCAGTTCTGCGAGTACCACGACGGCAGCAATAATAATACCAACGCCGACGACAGCGGCGACATTATGGACCCCGAGAGCGAGAGGagcgtgcggcggccggcgaggctgAGCAGCATCCGCGACCTCATGTCGTTCGTGGACATGAAGGAGGCGGAGGTGAAGAGGGCCATCCGGAGCAGGTCCAGAGAGAGGCGGCTCGACAGGTCCATGGGCGCCAGCTCCGTCTCGGAAGGGCCTTCCTTGTCGCGGCCGTCGTCCATAATGTCGCCGGTGTAA